In Mycobacterium sp. Aquia_216, a genomic segment contains:
- a CDS encoding nuclear transport factor 2 family protein has translation MSQQPNAQIVADFYAALSGADPDAIGEAIDAHFAEDAAIEWPPSLPHGGRVEGSRRLRGLFSGIAKAGNQAGATNLTLVRTIGDGDHVVAWISFEWKNPGSDVGVPNSALEVWTFSEGLVREIRAFYWDSAAITQPQPA, from the coding sequence ATGTCGCAGCAACCGAACGCCCAGATCGTCGCCGACTTCTATGCCGCGCTCAGTGGCGCCGACCCTGACGCGATCGGGGAGGCCATCGACGCCCACTTTGCCGAGGACGCCGCGATCGAGTGGCCGCCCTCGCTTCCGCATGGCGGCCGGGTAGAGGGAAGCCGACGGCTGCGCGGGCTGTTCAGCGGAATTGCCAAGGCAGGCAATCAGGCCGGCGCCACGAACCTCACGCTGGTACGCACGATCGGCGACGGCGACCACGTCGTCGCCTGGATCAGCTTCGAGTGGAAAAACCCCGGCTCCGATGTGGGCGTTCCCAACTCCGCGCTGGAGGTGTGGACATTCTCCGAAGGCCTGGTGCGAGAGATCCGGGCGTTCTACTGGGACTCCGCGGCCATTACCCAGCCGCAGCCCGCGTAG
- a CDS encoding thiolase family protein: MSRSAVIVDAIRSPMAKGKPPKDGRPGGALSGVHPVELLGQVIGQLMARNDVDPARVDDVIAGCVSQVGEQSGPVGRWAWLSAGLPESVPSVAVHRACGSSQQAADFAAQAVIAGACDIVVAAGVESMSRIPMFTARIGQDPYGPSVAERYAPGLVPQGISAELVAARWKLDRESIDQFAAASHTNAASTDFSAEIVPITTPEGGVVSTDETVRPTTTAEGLAALKSSFYSADMAERFPEINDWHITAGNSSQLADGAAAVLIMGDDIAEELGLTPRARFHSFGLAADDPITMLTGPIPATERVLRRSQLSLADIDHYEVNEAFAPVPMAWAQHFGADPERLNPRGGAIALGHPLGASGARLLTTMLHALEAGGGRFGLQTMCEAGGMANATIIERL; this comes from the coding sequence ATGTCGCGTAGCGCAGTCATTGTCGATGCCATTCGTTCACCGATGGCCAAAGGCAAACCTCCGAAGGACGGACGTCCTGGCGGGGCCTTGAGCGGTGTACACCCGGTCGAGTTGCTGGGTCAGGTGATCGGCCAGCTGATGGCACGCAACGACGTCGACCCCGCTCGCGTCGATGATGTGATCGCCGGCTGCGTAAGCCAGGTCGGGGAACAGTCCGGGCCGGTGGGCCGTTGGGCATGGCTCTCGGCAGGGCTACCTGAAAGCGTGCCATCGGTGGCGGTGCATCGCGCCTGCGGATCCAGCCAGCAGGCCGCCGATTTCGCCGCGCAGGCCGTGATCGCCGGAGCGTGCGACATCGTCGTCGCGGCCGGCGTCGAATCCATGAGCCGCATCCCGATGTTCACCGCGCGAATCGGTCAAGACCCCTATGGCCCGTCGGTGGCCGAAAGGTATGCGCCCGGGCTGGTGCCGCAGGGCATCTCGGCCGAACTGGTGGCCGCACGTTGGAAGCTTGATCGCGAGTCCATCGATCAGTTCGCCGCCGCCTCACACACGAATGCGGCCAGCACCGACTTCAGCGCCGAGATCGTGCCAATCACCACACCGGAGGGCGGCGTGGTCAGTACCGATGAGACCGTCCGGCCGACAACCACCGCCGAGGGCCTGGCAGCGCTCAAGTCGTCGTTCTACTCCGCCGACATGGCGGAACGTTTCCCGGAGATCAACGACTGGCACATCACCGCGGGCAATTCGTCACAGCTCGCCGACGGTGCGGCGGCGGTACTGATCATGGGCGACGACATCGCCGAAGAGCTGGGCCTGACCCCCCGCGCGCGCTTCCACTCGTTCGGTTTGGCCGCCGACGATCCGATCACCATGCTGACCGGTCCGATCCCGGCGACCGAACGAGTACTTCGGCGGTCGCAGCTTTCGCTGGCCGACATTGACCACTACGAAGTCAACGAGGCGTTCGCCCCGGTACCCATGGCCTGGGCGCAGCATTTCGGCGCCGATCCGGAAAGACTCAACCCACGCGGCGGTGCCATCGCGCTGGGCCACCCGCTCGGGGCGTCCGGCGCCCGGCTGCTCACCACGATGTTGCACGCACTGGAGGCCGGCGGCGGTCGCTTCGGGCTGCAGACGATGTGTGAAGCCGGCGGAATGGCCAACGCCACGATCATCGAACGGCTGTAA
- a CDS encoding PaaI family thioesterase has protein sequence MSHDGPAPDMAWWHPASDTTEDWLTWVNALPYCQDLGLVCVELNVASATFRMERSTLTTNPNGAVNGGTVTAAADQIMGALTMRQSEKGLLPATGSLHIQFHLPARAPLTFRATVLGGGRRTKFVEVVIEDRNGNRCATSQGTMIAGGSGEPPLPST, from the coding sequence ATGTCCCACGACGGTCCCGCGCCCGACATGGCGTGGTGGCACCCGGCATCAGACACCACGGAAGACTGGTTGACCTGGGTCAACGCGCTGCCGTACTGCCAAGATCTCGGCCTGGTATGCGTCGAGTTGAATGTGGCTTCGGCGACCTTTCGGATGGAACGCTCGACGCTGACCACCAATCCCAACGGTGCTGTGAACGGCGGCACCGTGACCGCCGCGGCCGACCAGATCATGGGCGCGCTCACCATGCGTCAGAGCGAAAAAGGACTCTTGCCCGCCACCGGCTCTCTGCACATTCAGTTTCATCTGCCGGCACGAGCGCCGTTGACATTTCGCGCGACCGTGTTGGGCGGCGGTCGGCGAACGAAGTTCGTCGAAGTGGTCATCGAGGACCGAAACGGCAATCGCTGCGCCACGAGCCAGGGCACGATGATCGCCGGCGGATCGGGCGAGCCGCCGTTGCCGAGCACTTAA
- a CDS encoding mycofactocin-coupled SDR family oxidoreductase codes for MGLADNKVAFISGVARGQGRSHAVRLAEEGADIIGFDICANDDAVEYPLATHEDLEETGKLIEKFGRKALLSVADVRDHEAVTRIVDDGVAELGRLDIVLANAGVMAITGQQRLQRDSFLAGIDIMLTGVFNTVMPAIPHLQAGGRGGSIVITSSTAGLVGGLGDGSPGVLGYTASKHGVVGLMRAWANVLAPDNIRVNTIHPTGVNSPMIANEAFGRYVQEFPTIAQNLQNPLPVPNGLLEPQDVTDSIMHLVSDAGRYITGSTFVMDAGFTNNK; via the coding sequence ATGGGACTCGCCGACAACAAGGTCGCCTTCATTTCCGGAGTGGCGCGGGGGCAGGGCCGTTCACACGCGGTGCGGCTGGCCGAAGAGGGTGCCGACATCATCGGCTTCGATATTTGCGCCAACGACGATGCGGTGGAATACCCACTCGCCACCCACGAGGATCTCGAAGAGACGGGCAAGCTGATCGAGAAGTTCGGCCGCAAGGCGCTGCTCTCGGTTGCCGACGTTCGCGACCATGAGGCGGTCACGCGCATTGTCGACGACGGCGTGGCGGAGCTGGGACGATTGGATATCGTCCTGGCGAACGCCGGCGTCATGGCCATCACCGGGCAGCAGCGCCTGCAGCGCGACTCCTTCCTGGCGGGGATCGACATCATGCTCACCGGTGTTTTCAACACGGTGATGCCGGCGATCCCGCACCTGCAGGCCGGCGGGCGCGGGGGGTCGATCGTGATCACCAGTTCGACCGCGGGGTTGGTCGGCGGGCTCGGCGACGGCTCACCTGGCGTGCTGGGCTACACCGCCTCCAAGCATGGTGTGGTCGGCCTGATGCGTGCCTGGGCCAATGTTCTTGCACCAGATAACATTCGGGTGAACACCATTCACCCGACCGGGGTCAACTCCCCGATGATCGCCAATGAAGCCTTTGGGCGGTACGTGCAAGAGTTTCCGACGATCGCGCAAAACCTGCAAAATCCACTGCCGGTCCCCAACGGATTGCTTGAGCCGCAAGACGTGACGGACTCGATCATGCACCTGGTTTCCGACGCGGGCCGCTACATTACCGGCAGCACGTTCGTAATGGACGCTGGCTTCACCAACAACAAATAA
- a CDS encoding nitric oxide reductase activation protein NorD, with translation MRGRNISSITRFAVLASAIAARPLTVEAARVEPTHTDGRAIFVAADIDAADVCDAVAVQAALLAGGTLRKDLMMRLARHRPTVAQRYLALEVHRVAEQLDHVLPARTARRMKSTGPQPVSRSSNESLDRALGRERIASPPDWAGALRPSRLRRVSAEDLRASPTDHDLTRLDQLEEENPQQDDNATDETDESKIVNLLSAPGIPNPLGDAIQKLLGMGRSGQDKNQGSAEIPVGKQRFGPVGRNAKMGSLARLVSAVLDPAPAVGTRYPEWDCHKGAYRFDWCAVAEYDPANDESARDDDPARPLLQRPLARVGIEPQRHRRQSEGDSLDLSALVDYETDRRHGDDPEPYIYESSRLTRRDLSVLVLLDCSGSTAEDSGGRVVFEEERRLAGDLTVALERLGDRVGTYGFYSRGKDAVRFLRVKTFNARYDTAAKRRLQSVQPSGFTRIGAAIRHATHVLQSQALAKNMVLLVIGDGLPYDDGYEDRYARADARQAIQEAVLQGIGVAGIGIRSSTEPEVLEDVWSDASFRVIGQCGDIQRHLRGLLLNALSVTRSNGRRRELLSEEHHGYLRSLHAARRSAMNTYS, from the coding sequence GTGCGAGGGCGCAATATTTCATCGATCACCAGATTCGCTGTCCTGGCATCCGCGATCGCCGCACGGCCCTTAACGGTCGAAGCAGCGCGCGTCGAGCCGACCCATACGGACGGGCGCGCGATCTTCGTCGCCGCTGACATCGATGCGGCGGATGTGTGTGACGCGGTCGCAGTGCAAGCCGCACTCTTGGCTGGCGGCACGCTGCGCAAAGATCTAATGATGCGGCTCGCGCGGCATCGCCCCACCGTGGCGCAGCGCTACCTCGCTTTGGAAGTGCACCGTGTGGCTGAGCAATTGGATCACGTGCTCCCGGCCCGAACCGCACGCCGGATGAAATCGACCGGACCGCAGCCGGTCTCACGCTCGAGCAATGAGTCGCTAGATCGGGCACTGGGTCGCGAGCGCATCGCGTCCCCTCCGGACTGGGCCGGCGCCTTGCGGCCTTCCCGACTGCGGCGGGTGAGTGCCGAGGACCTGCGGGCCTCGCCCACCGATCACGACCTGACGCGCCTCGACCAGCTCGAGGAAGAGAACCCCCAGCAAGACGACAACGCGACAGACGAGACTGACGAAAGCAAGATCGTCAATCTGTTGTCCGCCCCGGGAATACCGAATCCGCTAGGGGATGCGATCCAAAAGCTCCTCGGGATGGGCCGCAGTGGGCAGGACAAGAATCAAGGTTCGGCCGAAATCCCGGTCGGCAAGCAGCGCTTCGGACCCGTCGGGCGCAACGCAAAGATGGGTTCACTGGCTCGGCTGGTGTCGGCGGTACTTGACCCGGCCCCGGCTGTCGGCACCCGCTACCCGGAGTGGGATTGTCACAAGGGAGCCTATCGCTTTGATTGGTGCGCTGTGGCCGAATACGATCCGGCGAACGACGAGTCGGCGCGCGACGACGATCCCGCAAGACCTTTACTGCAGCGGCCTCTTGCCCGGGTCGGCATCGAGCCGCAGCGCCACCGGCGTCAGTCCGAAGGCGATTCACTGGACCTGTCCGCGCTGGTGGACTACGAAACCGACCGCCGACACGGCGACGACCCGGAGCCATACATCTACGAGAGCAGTCGGTTGACCAGACGCGACCTCTCGGTGCTTGTACTGCTGGATTGTTCGGGCTCAACCGCCGAAGACTCCGGCGGTCGGGTGGTGTTCGAGGAGGAACGTCGACTTGCCGGCGATCTCACTGTGGCATTGGAACGGCTCGGCGACCGGGTCGGAACCTACGGGTTCTACTCGCGTGGCAAGGACGCGGTGCGATTTCTACGGGTCAAGACCTTCAACGCGCGGTACGACACGGCCGCTAAACGCCGCCTGCAGTCGGTTCAACCGTCCGGCTTCACTCGGATCGGGGCCGCGATCCGCCACGCCACGCATGTCCTGCAATCGCAGGCGCTGGCAAAAAACATGGTGCTGTTGGTAATTGGCGATGGACTGCCTTACGACGACGGCTACGAGGATCGCTATGCGCGTGCGGACGCACGGCAAGCGATACAGGAAGCAGTGTTACAGGGGATCGGCGTTGCCGGTATCGGCATACGGTCGTCCACCGAACCAGAGGTTCTCGAGGATGTCTGGTCGGACGCATCGTTTAGGGTGATCGGACAATGCGGCGATATTCAGCGACACTTGCGGGGTCTGTTGCTCAATGCGCTCAGTGTGACGCGTAGCAATGGGCGGCGACGGGAGTTGCTTAGTGAAGAACACCACGGATACCTACGGTCGCTGCACGCGGCCAGGCGTAGCGCGATGAACACATATTCCTGA
- a CDS encoding SDR family NAD(P)-dependent oxidoreductase, whose protein sequence is MQIEGISAVVTGGASGLGRATVERLVGSGAAKVIIADLASSDGETVAKELGDTVQFVAADVRSPDDVGAAITAAVEAGPLRAVVHCAGRGGPVRVVNKDGSPGSLETYSEVIGINLIGSFNVLRLAAAQMATNEPVDGDRGVVIMTASVAAFEGQIGQIPYASSKAGIVGMTIVAARDLASKAIRVCTIAPGTFDTPLLAKVSDEVRASLAKSVPHPSRLGLPDEFARLALSIIDNGMLNGETIRLDGAIRMAPR, encoded by the coding sequence ATGCAGATTGAGGGAATCAGCGCGGTCGTCACCGGAGGCGCCTCCGGTCTAGGGCGCGCGACCGTGGAACGGCTTGTCGGATCCGGTGCCGCCAAAGTGATCATCGCCGACCTGGCATCCTCCGACGGCGAGACAGTCGCCAAGGAGCTCGGCGACACCGTGCAGTTCGTCGCCGCCGACGTGCGCAGCCCAGACGACGTCGGCGCCGCGATCACCGCGGCCGTCGAGGCGGGGCCGCTTCGGGCAGTCGTGCACTGCGCGGGACGCGGCGGTCCGGTGCGTGTGGTCAACAAGGACGGCTCGCCCGGCTCACTGGAGACCTACTCCGAGGTCATCGGGATCAACCTGATCGGCTCTTTCAACGTGCTGCGCCTGGCCGCTGCGCAGATGGCGACCAACGAGCCGGTCGACGGTGATCGCGGGGTGGTCATCATGACCGCATCGGTGGCCGCATTCGAGGGCCAGATCGGTCAGATACCGTACGCGTCGTCCAAGGCCGGCATTGTCGGCATGACAATCGTCGCGGCGCGCGATCTGGCGTCCAAGGCGATCCGCGTATGCACCATCGCGCCCGGCACATTCGACACGCCACTGCTGGCGAAGGTCTCCGACGAGGTGCGGGCATCACTGGCAAAGAGCGTGCCGCACCCAAGCCGGCTAGGTCTGCCCGACGAGTTCGCTCGTCTGGCCTTGTCCATCATCGACAACGGCATGCTCAACGGCGAAACGATTCGCCTCGACGGGGCAATCCGGATGGCACCCAGGTGA
- a CDS encoding CbbQ/NirQ/NorQ/GpvN family protein has translation MRDGGEGSRPYIPVGDEVDVFTAAWRSGLPVMLKGPTGCGKTRLVEHMADQFGVPLFTVCCHEDMTSSDLLGRFVLRDSQTEWVDGPLTRAVRQGGICYLDEVVEARQDAIVAVHSLADHRRELNIERLGGLKLLAAEGFQLVVSYNPGYQSVLKDLKMSTRQRLVGIDLGFPPAEIEKKILQQESGLDSGVLDDIIRLGQAIRRLDDAALRETASTRALVATATLVRAGLRPRAAAVSAIASPLTDDAETCDRLTVLIESYF, from the coding sequence ATGCGTGACGGCGGCGAAGGCAGCCGGCCGTACATCCCCGTCGGCGATGAAGTCGATGTGTTCACGGCCGCCTGGCGGTCCGGTCTTCCGGTCATGTTGAAGGGGCCGACGGGTTGCGGCAAAACCCGGCTGGTTGAGCACATGGCTGACCAGTTCGGGGTCCCGCTGTTCACCGTGTGTTGTCACGAGGACATGACATCGTCAGATCTGCTGGGCCGCTTCGTGCTTCGCGATTCGCAAACGGAATGGGTGGACGGCCCCCTGACCCGAGCGGTGCGCCAAGGCGGAATCTGCTATCTCGACGAAGTCGTCGAGGCCCGCCAGGACGCGATCGTCGCGGTGCATTCGCTCGCCGATCACCGCCGCGAGTTGAATATCGAAAGATTGGGTGGGCTGAAGTTACTGGCGGCAGAAGGCTTTCAACTCGTGGTGTCGTATAACCCGGGTTATCAGAGCGTCCTCAAGGACCTCAAGATGTCGACGCGGCAGCGCCTCGTCGGCATCGATCTCGGATTCCCGCCGGCGGAGATCGAGAAGAAGATCTTGCAACAGGAGAGCGGGCTTGACTCGGGGGTGCTCGATGACATCATTCGGCTGGGTCAAGCAATTCGACGCCTCGATGACGCCGCGCTGCGGGAAACCGCTTCTACTCGCGCGCTCGTCGCGACCGCTACCCTCGTGCGTGCCGGTTTGCGGCCACGTGCGGCGGCGGTATCCGCGATCGCCAGCCCGCTGACTGACGATGCGGAAACATGCGACCGATTGACCGTGCTGATCGAGTCGTACTTCTGA
- a CDS encoding wax ester/triacylglycerol synthase domain-containing protein, with protein sequence MNRNELWSDLENWGRDPVLSELDALMWRTDRHPQGAWSGVVVQMLDSVPDWDRLRAAHEWFVEIVPRFAQRVVDPLLPVGPPMWEDDPLFDLDFHLRHVSLPAPGAQSQLLELAQTIGLTPLDRSRPPWEGYLVEGLEGGRAAYVMHAHHVFMDGLALARLHERVLNTGRKHQPDKPSPPHEPVRRSAIGVAAQQLAEQIVATPKALFGGGRAVVKAVGNLRSTADYVSSLARVAGPPPKNPSKVLRGGARRMWRFGTMECEFDDLRRAAKAVGGSLNDAFVSALLGGLRRYCSANGEELQDVPISMPVAMRTAENATGGNDFAAAYFLVPSGVEDPAERIRAMRERVSQVRSEPALGFLGAITPILNRTPSGVAAAILGAVGGAVLTTSSWPGIAEDRYMAGARFDRMFVFAPLPGTVLTSAMCTHCGVCCIAMNADGEVFKDLDLLWNSMRESLDEILALG encoded by the coding sequence ATGAACAGGAATGAACTTTGGTCCGACTTGGAGAACTGGGGTCGAGACCCGGTGTTGTCCGAACTGGATGCGCTGATGTGGCGCACGGATCGGCACCCGCAGGGTGCATGGTCTGGGGTTGTAGTTCAGATGCTCGACTCGGTCCCCGATTGGGACCGGCTTCGGGCCGCTCACGAGTGGTTCGTCGAGATCGTTCCGCGCTTCGCGCAGCGAGTGGTTGATCCGCTGCTTCCGGTGGGGCCACCGATGTGGGAGGACGACCCGTTGTTCGACCTCGACTTCCACCTGCGGCATGTGTCACTGCCTGCGCCCGGTGCGCAGAGTCAGTTGCTCGAACTCGCGCAAACGATCGGGTTGACGCCGCTGGATCGTTCTCGCCCGCCCTGGGAAGGCTATCTGGTGGAAGGGCTCGAAGGCGGGCGCGCGGCTTACGTTATGCACGCCCATCACGTCTTCATGGATGGGTTGGCGCTGGCCCGGTTGCATGAGCGTGTCCTCAACACGGGTCGGAAGCATCAACCCGACAAACCCTCGCCGCCGCACGAGCCGGTACGGCGCAGTGCGATCGGTGTGGCAGCTCAGCAGCTAGCCGAACAAATTGTCGCTACCCCGAAGGCTCTTTTTGGGGGCGGACGCGCCGTTGTTAAAGCGGTCGGCAACCTTCGCTCGACGGCTGACTACGTGTCTTCATTGGCGCGGGTGGCCGGACCGCCACCGAAGAATCCGTCCAAGGTCCTTCGTGGCGGGGCCCGAAGGATGTGGCGCTTCGGGACCATGGAGTGTGAATTCGACGACTTGCGACGTGCGGCTAAGGCGGTTGGCGGCTCGCTGAACGATGCATTCGTCAGTGCGCTGCTCGGAGGGCTCCGGCGGTATTGCAGCGCCAACGGCGAGGAACTGCAAGATGTTCCGATCTCCATGCCGGTGGCCATGCGCACCGCGGAGAACGCCACGGGTGGCAACGACTTTGCCGCGGCATATTTTCTTGTGCCCTCCGGCGTGGAGGATCCCGCCGAGCGGATCCGCGCGATGCGCGAGCGGGTGAGTCAAGTGCGATCCGAACCCGCATTGGGTTTCCTTGGCGCCATCACCCCGATTCTCAACCGCACCCCCTCGGGTGTGGCGGCGGCAATCCTTGGGGCAGTCGGCGGAGCAGTCCTCACCACCAGCTCATGGCCAGGTATTGCCGAGGATCGCTACATGGCTGGAGCGCGCTTCGACCGGATGTTCGTCTTCGCGCCCTTGCCGGGTACCGTTTTGACCTCGGCCATGTGCACTCATTGCGGCGTGTGTTGTATCGCGATGAACGCCGATGGTGAGGTCTTCAAAGACCTGGACCTGCTGTGGAACTCGATGCGAGAGAGTCTCGACGAAATCCTCGCGCTGGGCTAG
- a CDS encoding acyl-CoA dehydrogenase family protein codes for MISSRRRIYGDDHEAYRDSVKRFIASEVVPHLDEWRRVDGLPRSIVSAAGEAGFLGTAVPEEFGGGGADDLGFLVVLIEEAVAAGATGLALLLALQAGVAIPFLLEHGSSAHKQQWLPGLTTGELIAVPAPATLSGVAAARIADALLVHNDRDGVVLVTLDRPGVVVTPIDENLAGRDAGLADVTLGDVGANTDLIYPTTPCRDLDLWFAVLALASARTAMALAVDYVHARKVFGQPLAEFENTRFRLAELWAELASLTVFVDSCVQERGTGALDVADAAAARLTANRVCGQTVDQALQLHGGYGYMREYPISHAFADARFLQVMASAYSNPRETLASTVTLGVVSQQ; via the coding sequence GTGATTTCGAGCCGCCGGCGTATCTACGGCGACGATCACGAGGCTTACCGCGACAGCGTCAAGCGATTCATCGCCAGTGAGGTCGTACCGCACCTGGACGAATGGCGCCGGGTCGATGGCCTGCCGCGCAGCATCGTCTCAGCCGCCGGCGAAGCGGGGTTTCTGGGCACCGCCGTACCCGAGGAGTTTGGCGGCGGCGGCGCCGACGATCTCGGCTTCCTGGTCGTCCTCATCGAGGAAGCGGTCGCCGCCGGGGCGACGGGTCTGGCTCTGCTATTAGCACTGCAGGCCGGCGTCGCGATTCCGTTCTTGCTCGAGCACGGCAGTTCGGCGCACAAGCAGCAGTGGCTGCCGGGGCTCACCACCGGTGAATTGATCGCGGTTCCCGCACCTGCCACGTTGTCCGGTGTCGCTGCCGCGCGCATCGCGGACGCGCTGCTGGTGCACAACGACCGCGACGGCGTTGTCCTGGTCACCCTCGACCGCCCCGGTGTCGTCGTCACCCCAATAGACGAGAACCTAGCCGGACGCGACGCAGGGCTCGCAGACGTGACACTCGGTGACGTCGGCGCGAACACCGACCTGATCTACCCGACCACGCCGTGTCGCGACCTCGACCTGTGGTTTGCCGTGCTGGCGTTGGCTAGCGCGCGCACAGCGATGGCGTTGGCGGTCGATTACGTGCATGCCAGAAAGGTCTTCGGCCAGCCGTTGGCGGAATTCGAAAACACCCGATTCCGCCTGGCCGAGCTGTGGGCCGAACTGGCCAGCCTGACGGTCTTCGTCGATTCCTGCGTGCAGGAGCGTGGTACCGGTGCACTCGATGTCGCCGATGCGGCGGCCGCACGCCTGACCGCGAACAGGGTCTGCGGTCAAACGGTCGACCAGGCACTGCAACTGCACGGCGGATACGGGTATATGCGTGAATACCCGATCTCACACGCCTTCGCCGACGCTCGTTTCCTCCAGGTGATGGCCTCGGCCTACTCCAATCCCCGCGAAACGCTGGCATCGACCGTGACTTTGGGTGTTGTATCGCAGCAGTGA
- a CDS encoding spirocyclase AveC family protein: protein MTQMAERLDIPRSAGAPRPVDTAPRTSAPVKWWAAVGAAYLVFMVAVLTNWVLGPLFKTVPVGPTPVPTFMKVAVVFFEVISIPAILACFYFMVFKPWRREGKLSVDGALTIAFATVWFQDPLSAYSGTWFTYNAWALNYGSWENSIPFATGKAAPGAMIVEPILIVPGAYVYCFVVAMFAGSWVMRTARKRWPQLSAVKLGAICVVAMFGFDIVLEGVMFMPLGIWEYPGGHFNIFPNTYHKFPLTEMITAGSAFASVAILRFFKNDRGETLADRGLESLKVSDRRKSALRGLAMIGFVNMLFFVLYNVLNTWTATRMADWPADLQQRSYLTNGLCGEGTDQMCPGPAVPQFRNNNQDPNGGSAHLDPNGHLVVPPNTTLPGMVPFDRGK from the coding sequence ATGACCCAGATGGCTGAAAGGCTGGACATTCCGCGGAGCGCCGGCGCGCCTCGGCCAGTCGACACGGCGCCTCGCACGTCGGCGCCGGTGAAGTGGTGGGCGGCAGTCGGCGCCGCCTACCTGGTGTTCATGGTGGCCGTGCTGACCAATTGGGTGTTGGGCCCGTTGTTCAAGACTGTCCCGGTGGGCCCCACCCCCGTCCCGACTTTTATGAAGGTTGCGGTCGTATTTTTCGAGGTCATCTCGATCCCGGCGATCTTGGCCTGCTTTTATTTCATGGTTTTCAAGCCGTGGCGGCGCGAGGGCAAGCTCAGCGTGGATGGGGCGCTGACAATCGCGTTTGCGACGGTGTGGTTCCAGGATCCGTTGTCCGCGTACAGCGGCACCTGGTTCACCTATAACGCCTGGGCGCTCAACTACGGCTCCTGGGAAAACAGCATTCCGTTTGCGACCGGCAAGGCCGCACCCGGCGCGATGATCGTGGAGCCGATTCTGATCGTCCCCGGGGCGTACGTCTATTGCTTCGTGGTGGCGATGTTCGCCGGATCCTGGGTGATGCGCACCGCGCGCAAGCGCTGGCCGCAACTGAGCGCGGTCAAGCTCGGTGCGATCTGTGTCGTCGCGATGTTCGGTTTTGACATCGTCTTGGAAGGCGTCATGTTCATGCCGTTGGGGATCTGGGAGTACCCAGGCGGGCACTTCAACATTTTTCCGAACACCTATCACAAGTTCCCGCTGACCGAGATGATCACGGCCGGTTCGGCATTCGCATCGGTCGCCATTCTGCGCTTCTTCAAGAACGACCGCGGCGAGACGCTGGCCGACCGCGGCCTCGAGTCGCTGAAGGTCTCGGATCGTCGCAAGAGTGCCTTGCGCGGGTTGGCGATGATCGGTTTTGTCAACATGCTGTTCTTCGTCCTGTACAACGTGCTCAACACGTGGACCGCGACGCGGATGGCTGACTGGCCGGCGGACCTGCAGCAGCGCTCGTATCTGACCAATGGTCTGTGCGGCGAGGGAACCGACCAGATGTGCCCGGGACCCGCAGTGCCCCAGTTCCGCAACAACAATCAGGACCCCAACGGCGGATCGGCGCACCTAGACCCGAACGGTCACCTTGTGGTTCCCCCGAACACCACGCTGCCGGGCATGGTGCCCTTCGACCGCGGGAAGTAG